GGCGCGCTGTCGATCAGCATCCGGAGCAGTCCAGCCTTGGCCGGCGAAAGCTCGCCCATCGGTCACGCCCAAAGCCGCCCAGACGGCGGCGGTAACCAAGATGCCGCAGGGGTGGTTAATGAAGGCCGAAACGGGCCTTTCAGGCTTCGGCCCGCGGCAATCTGACCGTCACCTTCAGTCCGCCCATGGCGCTGTCGTCCAGCACGAGGTCGCCGCCGTAGGCCCGCGCCAGTTCATCGACGATGGCCAGGCCCAGTCCTGAGCCGGGCGCGCTCTCATCGAGGCGGGCCCCGCGCTTGATCACGTCCTCGCGGCGTTCGGCGGGCAGGCCCGGGCCATCGTCCTCGATGGCGATAGTCAGCCAGTCGGCGCCGGCCGGCGCGGCGGTCGCCCGGATGTTGCGCCTGCACCAGATGCCGGCGTTCTCGAGGATGTTGCCGACCAGCTCCTGCAGGTCCTGCCGCTCGCCCCGGAAACACAGGTCGTCGGGCGCGCGCCAGTCGATGGTGACGCCCTTGTCCTGGAAGATTCGCTCCATGGTCACGGCCAGTTCGTCCAGCACGGCCGAGACATCGGTGCGCTCGCCGGTGCTCTGCGAGCGGGCGGCGGCGCGGGCGCGGCGCAGGTGGTGCTCGACATGGGCCCGCATGGCCTCGGCCTGGCGCTCGACGATGTCGGACAGCGCGCCCGGCGTGCTGCGCGCCTCGGTCAGCATCACCGCCAGCGGGGTCTTCAGGGCATGGGCCAGGTTGCCGACGTGGGTGCGCTGGCGCTCGACGACATCCTGGTTGTGGGCCACCAGGGCGTTGAGCTCGCCGGCCAGCGGCGACAGTTCGGCCGGATAGTCGCCGACCAGCCGCTCGGCCTTGCCGCGGCGCACCAGGGCGACCTCGCGGCGCAGGCCGAACAATGGCGCGAGGCCGATGCGGACCTGCAGATAGACGGCCAGGATCAGGCCGGCGCCCAGCACCACCAGCGCCCCGACGATGACGGCGATGAAACGGTTGGCGGCCTCGTCGATCGACTCGCGGTTCTCGGCGGCCATGAACAGCACCGGCTTGTCGCGGCCCGGAATGGAGCCGACCTGGGCGGCGGCGTGCAGGCGTTTGCCGAGCGGATCGACGGTGTCGAAATAGACGCTGGTCCCCGGTGTTTTGGCGGCGGCCGGGCCGACCTCGGCGGGAATGGCCAGGTTGCTGTCCCAGATCGAGCGCGACTCCACCAGCGGCTTGACCACGCCCTTGGCGTCGAGCTCGGCGATCTGCCAGTAGAAGCCGCTGTAGGGGCGATAGGCCCGCACGTCGGTCATCGGCGGGGCGTAGACCTGACCGTTGTCGACGGTGGTTTCGGCCTGCAGGCCGCGAATGGATTCCTCCAGCCCGGCCTCGAAGCGCTGGACGGAGGCCTGGCGGAACAGGTGGTTGAGGCCGAACCCGGCCAGCACCAGCATGCCGATGCTCCACACCCCAGCCAGCAGCACCAGCCGCAGGACGAGCGAGGAGCGCCTCAGGCTCCGGAAAAGGGGCAGGCGTTCTCGCGCTTTACCGCGCGCCTCGCTCACGCGTCGCTCTCACCCTCGAGGGCCATAATGCGGTAGCCGAGGCCGCGCACCGTTTCGATGCGGTCCTGGCCGATCTTCTTGCGCACCCTGCCGATGAACACCTCGATGGTGTTGGAGTCGCGGTCGAAGTCCTGGTCGTACAGGTGCTCGACCAGCTCGGTGCGGCTGATCACCCGGCCCTGGTGCATCATCATGTAGTGCAGCAGCCGGTATTCCAGCGAGGTCAGGCGCAGCGGCTCGCCATTGACCGAGGCGCGGGCGGCGCGGGGGTCGAGCCGCAGGCCGCCGCAGGACAGCTGCGGGCTGGCATGGCCGGCCGAACGGCGGACCAGGGCGCGCAGGCGGGCCAGCAGCTCTTCGGTGTGGAACGGCTTGGTCAGGTAGTCGTCGGCCCCGGCGTCGAAGCCGGCCACCTTCTGGCTCCAGTTGTCGCGGGCGGTGAGGATCAGCACCGGCGTCGAGACATTCTCGCGCCGCCATTTCTCCAACACCGACACCCCGTCGATCTTGGGCAGGCCAAGGTCGAGGATGACCGCATCATAGGGTTCGGTCTCGCCGAGGAAGTGGCCTTCCTCGCCGTCCGGGGCGTGGTCGACGGCATAGCCGGCGTCGCCAAGGGCCAGCTTGAGCTGGCGCGACAGGTCGGGATCGTCTTCGACGAGCAGAATACGCATGGATGGAATCCTAGAACTGGCCGGTGGCCGCGTCGACCATGAAGTCTTCGAAGCGACCGCCCGGGAAGCGCAGCCGCATCCAGTAATACTTGCGGCCGCCCTGCATGCGGGGATTGGCGTTGACGTACTCGCCGCCGGTGCGGCTCTCGACCATGCGGATCAGCTGGGACAGGGGGATTTCCCGTTCGCGCGGGGCGTCTAAACCACCCTTCTGCTCCTGGCGGTCGTCGCGGTTGCCCTTCCCACGACCCTGCGCATCCGCCGCCATGGGGATGGCGGCGGTCAGGATCGCGGCTGCAAAAAGGGCGACGAGACGTTTCATGCCTGTGCTTCTAGGGTCCGTCGTCTGAATGGCGGCTGAATGAACAGGTTATGCAAGGTACGCGACCGCCTGTCACGGGCCAGCGCCCGAGAGGCGAGAGCGATCAGCGCTTCTTGGCGGCGTAGGGGCGCTTGGCCTTCCACTCCTGGGCGAACTGCTCAAGTTCCGGGCCGGCGACGTCGGGCAGGGTAACCACCAGCCGGGCCACCAGGTCGCCGCGCTTGCCCTTGGCGTCGATGAAGCCCCGGCCTTTCAGGCGCAGCTGCTGTCCGCTGTTGCTGCCCTTGGGCACCGTCAGGGCGACGTTGCCGTCCGGCGTCGGGGCCTCGACCTTGCCGCCCAGCACCGCGTCGGGAACGGTGATCGGCACGTCCATGATCAGGGTGTCGCCCTCGCGCCGGTAGATGGGGTGGGGGCGGATGCCGAGCTCGATCATGGCGTCGCCCGGGCCGCCGCGGCCAGGAGCCCCCTGGCCCTTCAGACGAAGGGTCTGGCCATCCTGGGCGCCCTTTGGAATCGCCACCTCGATGGTGCGGCCGTCGGAGAAGGCGATGCGCTTCTTGGTCCCGCGGATGGCGTCTTCCAGATCGATGTCGATCTTGGCGCGGACATCCTGGCCCTTGGTCGAAAAGCCGCCGAAGCCGCCGGGATTGCGCCCGCCGCCGCCGCGCCCGAACATCTCGCCGAGGATGTCGTTCAGGTCGACGCCATCGGGGCCCGGCCCACCGGCCGGCCCGCGCGGCGACCAGCCGCCGGCGCCCGCGCCGCCGCTTCGTCCGAACGGGCTCTGCTCGTGGCCCTCGGCGTCGATCTCGCCGCGGTCGAACTTCTTGCGCTTCTCCTCGTCGCCGACGATGTCGAAGGCCCCCGAGACGCGCTTGAACTTCTCCTCCGCCGACTTGTCGCCGGGGTTGGCGTCGGGGTGGTACTGCTTGGCCAGCTTGCGGAACGCCTTGCGGATGTCGTCCTGCGACGCACTGCGGGAAACGCCCAGCTCCAGATAGGGGTCGCGCGCCAAGGATACCTCTTCACAAATCAAAGTCGGTCGAAGGCCTCTACCTAAGGCAACGCGCGGCCCACGCAAGGGGCACTGTTGTAAAATTGCAACTTCGCGCGCCGACGCTGTCGTTTTCGGGCGGCTAGAAGCTCGCCCGCTCGACGGTGACGGTCATGCCGCCGTCGTCGCTGACCACCTCCAGCCGGGCGTCCAGCTGCTTGACCAGGGCCTGGACGATCACCGTCCCCAGGCCGCCGGTCACCTCGCCCACCGAGGCCGTCGCCAGCCCCGGCGTCTTGCCGATGCCGTTGTCGGCGACGGTCAGCTTCCAGTTCTCGCCCCGGCTCTCGTAGACAACCCGCACCAGCGCGCCGTCGCGGCCGGCGGGAAAGGCGTACTTCACCGCATTGATCACCAGTTCGGTGACGATCAGCCCGACGCTGACCGCCTGGCCCGAACTCATCCGCCCGTCGTCGGCCGTCACCGCCAGGGCGATCGGCCGGTCCTCGGCGATCATCGAGCGGCCGAGCCCCTCGCACAGCTTGGTCAGGTAGGGTCCCACCCCGACCTCGCCGATGCCCTCGACGGCGTGCAGGTGCGACTGCACCGCCGCCACGCTCATCACCCGCTGATGGGCGTCGCGCAGATGGTCCCGCGTCTCCGGCGAGGTCACCCCGCGCGCCTTGAGCATCAGGATGCTGGCGATGATCTGCAGGCTGTTGGCGACCCGGTGCTCCATCTCCTGCAGCAGGATCTGCTTCTGCTCCAGCAGCGCCTCGGTCCGGGTCAGCAGGGCCGCCAGCTCCTGTTCCAGCCCGCGCCGGGCGGTGATGTCGGTGAAGGCCAGCAGGATGGTGTGATCGGGGCTGGTCTCGTAGACCACCTTGCGGGCGTTCAGCAGCATGGTGCGCTGGCCGACGCCCGGGAAATCGTGGCTGACCTCGAAGTCGTCCATCGCCGCCCGCTCGGGGATGATGGTCTCCAGCAGCAGGCGCAGGGCCGGAATGTCCCACTGGCCGTCGCCCAGGTCGTAGAGCAGGGCCCCGCGCGTGTGCGCCTCATCGACCTTGAAGGTCTCGTAGAAGGCCCGGCTGGCGGCCATGACCCGCAGTTCGCCGTCCAGCACCAGCAGCGGCTCATGGATGGTGTTGACGATCGCCTGGGCGAGCGTCTGGGCCTCGGCAATCCCCTGCAGGGGGTTGATCATGGCGAAAGGACCAGGCCGATCTGTAGCGCGGGGGCGGCGACCGATTTCGATCAAAGGAAAACCCCGTTCGGCTTATAGGCGATCCGGTCGACAGAGTCGCGCCGGAACCGACGTAGCGGTGTCGGAAGCATCGTAACCTCCGGCGGCCCGCAAGCCCCCGCGCCGTTCAGAACAGCGAGGTCGTCATCCCCCCATCGACCACCAGGCTCTGGCCCACCACATAGCCGGCGAAGTCGCCGCACAGCATGGCGATGACCTTGCCGACTTCGTCGCTTTGCCCCACCCGGCGGGCCGGAATGCGCAGCTGCTTGGCGAACAGGGCCTCGGCCCCGGCCCGGTCGAGGCCGTTCTTCTCGCCCAGGGCGGCGAGGGTGCGCTCCAGCCCGTCGGTGGCCACCATGCCCGGCAGCAGGCAGTTGATGGCGACATTGTCCCGCGCCAGCCGCCGCCCGACCGCCGCGCAATAGTTGACCAGCGCCGCGCGCGCCGGCCCCGACAACAGCCGCGTCTCGCTGGGAAACTTGGCCGCCACGGTGGCGACGGCGACCACCCGGCCCCAGCGCCGCGCCGCCATGCCCTCGCTGAAATGCCGGATCAGCTCCACCGGCCCGACCAGGCCGCTGCTCACCGACCCCAGCCAGTCGGCCTCGCCGATGGCCCGGAAGTCCTCGACCGGGGCCGGTGGCGAGACGCTGATCACCAGGATGTCGGCGGCCGGACAGGCCGCCGCCAGCGCCGCCCGCCCCTCGGCCGTCGAATGGTCGGCCACCACCGGCGTCACCGACGCCCCGGTCGCCGCCGCGATCTCGCCCGCCGCCGCCAGCAGCCGCGCCTCGCCGCGCGCCGACAGTACGATCCTCGCCCCCTCCCCGGCCAGCGCCAGGGCGGCGGCCCGTCCCATGCCGGCGCTGCCGCCGGCGATCAGGGCGGTGCGGCCCGCGATCCCTAGGTCCATGTGCTGTTCCTCAAGCTGACCCGCCGCTTGTCCCCGCCCGCCCCGCCCGGGTCAACCGCCGGCGCTCGCCCCCGCGATCTGTCGAAGCCCGGCTATTGTAGCACAGGGCGGCGAATAAATACTGTTATAAATCAACCGCCTAAGACCTATCCGGGAACCATCCGGGTCGTCATTTCCACCCCTCGAAACCGCCCTGTAGACCCACCCGAAACCACCCGGAAACCACCCGATGTCGCGGCGTTCGGGGAACGCCGGAAAAAGGGGCGAAATCAATATGTCTAGACATATTCATCTTGCCGGAGGGCGGGGCGCGGCCTCAGCCGGCGCCTTCCACATGGCCGTCGAAGCGGGGGGCGTCGTCGCAGATCATCACCCAGTCCGGCTTGTCGCCGACGAAGATGTGGCCGGCGATGCCAAGCTGCGGATGGCCGTCCAGCGCCCCGGCCGGCACGAACATCCGCCCGCCGTCCGGCGTTGGCTGCGGCATGGGACAGCCGCAGCCGCCGCAGAAGGTATGGCTCCAGCCGGTCGCCGTCTCGAAACGGCGCAGCTGCTCCTCGCCGCCGACCCATTCGAAGCGGTCCTGGCGGACGTTGAGCACGGCGTTGGAGCCTGTGCCGGAGGCGCGCCGGCATTGCGAGCAGTGGCAGAAGCCGACCGGCGGCAGGCGGTCGAACAGGCGGAAGCGGATGTGGCCGCAGAGGCAGCGGCCGGTGGCGGCGAGGGGGCGGGGGCGTCGGAAAAGCAGTCGGGCCGGAGGAGGAGGAGGTGTTTGTTCGGCGGTCGGCGTTCTAGTGGGCGTTGAGGGATAGGCAGCTGGAGCGCGCACCGGGATCATAGTGCCCCAGCCAAACACGATCAGGCCTGCCGCGTTCGCCCCCGGTTGGCACGCCTCGAACCTGTCCGGCCGCTTCACCTAGCGCCTGCAGAAGTTTCCCGGCATGATTGTGAAAGGGGGAACGATGAACCGACTTACCAAAACCGAAATTCAGAACGCGCTGCTAGCGGGTCAACCAGTCTCTTGGACCACTTCGACGAACAAGTCCGAGACTATCCAGCTTAGCAAGCCTGAGCAGCGACGCCTATTTTCGTATCTTCTGACCTCGTCAGTGCGAGAACCTAAGGGGCTCAGCGATGCTTTCGTTGACGGGCTTTCCCAAGCCCGCTCCGCAGAAGACGATCCTGCACAACAGGCATCAGGCCCTGGGTCACAGGCGAACCTGGGCGGACCTTGGCGCCTCCAAAAGCTAGAAACTCAAGGATTTGGCGGTCTAAACATAAGCGGCGGTCCGCCATTTACATTGGAATTCGATGCGGAGAGCCTTCTGCTACAGGGGCCAAATGGAAGCGGAAAATCATCGCTAGTAGCCGCCATTCTTTGGGCACTCACCGGCGAACGGCCTCGAGATCAATCGGCAGAAAAACCGGAGGACCGTGCTGCGGTATTCGACAGCGAGAACCGACCCATCGGAACTTGGCCTCCCGTGGCCTCCTATCCCGCCGACCAAAGCGGCCTCTCTGCGAACCCATTGGTTCGGGTGACTCTGACGTTCGTGGATCCAAACGGTAGCACGGCCCAAGTAGAGCGGCTTCTGAAGGATGGAGAGATCATTCCTCCACAAAGCCCGACACTCCAAGTGCCCGACATCTTCCTGGAGACTGGGCTGCTTATGCCTGCTCGCATGGCGCGTTTGCGCCTTGAGAAGGGACCGACCGCCCTTACTGCGGCGGTCCAGCGCCTGACCGGTTTGGACGACTTGATAGACATTGGTCTTCTGGCTGACGGGCTATGTCACAAAGGACGAGAATATCTCACGACGCATTCCAAAGATTTGCTTCACCAAACTTCATTGTTTGAGACAGCTATTGCAGAAGTTCGCCGTGCCTTGGAGCCCACAGGCGAACGCGTAGAATCCTTCAAGCCCAAGGATACCGATGATGTCCAAGGTGATCTTGCGGCGCTTGGCAAGAAACTTCGGACGCGAGCCGGCGAACTCACAAAGGTCATTGCTGACGACCTTACGGAGGGTTTGGACCTAACGAATGCCAAGGTTCAGTTGGATGTTGCTGGAGCAATTTCCGGTGCGCGCGAAGAACTTACGCTGGGCTTAGCAAGCTTGGCTCCCTGGAAGACACTTGAAGCTCTTTCAGCGGCCGTTGTTGCTCAAACTCCAAGTGCATTGGAGCGGATCGCCTCCAAGGCAGAAGATGCGATCATCGAAGCATTGGCATTTGATGACAGGGCCAAGAGCGATTCAAGGCTGCAGATGAAGGCGCTCGCAGCGCACTGGCATGAGGCGAACCGCTCCGGCCCTGTTGCTGATTGCCCGTTGTGCGATGAGGTTTTGGCCGACCCGACATTAACGGCAGAAATTGAGAATTTGCGTTCAAGCGGGCAGGCAGCCACTCGACAGCTCATTGATAATCTAAATGCAATTCAGGCGGAATTTGACGCAGCCATTCATCAGACTGTTGCTGCGGCTATCCCTGACGCTTCAACATTTGCGCCTAGACAAGCAGTTGTCGACGGCTTGGTTGCGCGTTTTGTAGAGCGCGAGCGTTACAGCTCCTTCCTAGCAAGCTTCACGAAACTGGTTTCCAACCAACTGAAAGCGGCCCCTTCCGAGGAACTCCCTCTAGAAAGCTCCCCCGAGCGGAGCGGGTCAGACCCGAGCCAGCCTCTTCGAGGCAGAATCTCTGCGCTCAGGCGAATACTCTCACTTGCTGAGTGGTTCGATTGCCACTCCGAAGACTGGCGGTCATGGTGGGGCTCCGCCGCCGGCCTCCGAAGAGAGGAAGAAGGCGAACACTCTGAGGAAAATTCTGAACAGGTTGAAAGCCTCAACTCGCACCTTGCCCGCTTGTCGGATGCTCTTGGGGAGGCTTCGCCCTATCGGATCGCTGCGGAAGCATTGGGCCGCGCATGGACAGCCGGCCGAGAAGCCAGTCGTCTTCAAAAGCTCCAAGGTCTCCGAGAAGATATCGCCGAACAGCTATCCCCGCTGAAAACCTTGGGCGCCCTTGCAGAGGCTCAAGCGCGGATGGCTATAGGCGCCCTTTCGACTGATATCTCAGATATTCTGAAGAGAATTCAACTGAACGAACGATTAGCCTTTAAAGGTGCCCAACTCCAAAAGAAGACAGGCCTGCTGGTTCAGGCGGGATTTGACGAATCCTTCAAGATCGATGCAACCCTAGTTGCTAATACGTCTTGGCTCAGGGCCCTGCTATGGGCATTTTTACTAGCTCTGAGAGCGGAAGCTGTAAAGCAGCACGCGAGTGATCCGCTTGCCCTACTGGTCCTTGATGACCCGCAAGCAACCTTTGATGCTGAGCACCGTCACCGTTGGGTCGCTGAGATAGCAGGACTTCAACGAAGTCCGATTCCCACTCAGATCATACTGGCGACCCACGACGAAGTATTCTTGGAACTAGCGAAACTGGGCGGCATCTCGGGTCGAGAAGCGATCATCGTTTCTGCAAGTTCGGAGCTTGGTCATGCGGCAATCTTTGAAGGAGCCGCTCTTGATCGGCAATGGACCCGCGCTTTAGCTGAGAATACGCCGTCTGCTGGCCAAGACTACATTGCTGCCGTACGGGTGCACGTTGAAGGGCTACTGCGGCTGATGCTACGAGGCCAGGACGCTGGAGTCACATCCGTTCTCTCCGGATTCGTGCTGGGCGATTCACGCGAAAAGCTGCGGCAGTTGAATGCTGCAAAGTATGCCCCTTGGGACAAAGCAGAGTTCAACCGCCTCATCGGGCAGCTTAACGCTGGCACCGTTGCCATTAAACACATGGAACTATCCCACCATGCTGGTCGGACTGTACTCGGCATGGGCGAGGCGACGGACGTTGAGCAGCATTGGCGAAAAAACCTCGCTCCGGCCCTCAACCGCGCCTTTCTCATGGCTAGGGAACACCAACTGCTCCATGGCGGCCTGAACGCACTTCATGCCCCGCAGCCCAGTTGTGAACTGCCCAACGGATACACCGACAAAATTCGCAGCCTGCGACTAAAGATAGTCGGCCGGGCGGCAGCTTTCAGCGGCAGTTCGGCAGCAGACGGCCGAATGGATCTGACGCTGGAAGCGGCTGGAGATACTATCGTTTTGGGGAAGCACTGGGCGTTCAGGCTGAATGCCCCAACTCTCGAACCTGTGGCGCGTAAGGGCGATGTGCTGTTGGTAAGAGAACTCGGCGCTCCCTCGTCTAGATCGCTGGTAGTTGCCCGTGTAGAAGATCGAATCGTCGCGCGGCGATTGGAAATTTCGGAAAATCACAGCGATGTCGCAGTACTGACTGCGCAATCCGTTAACCCCCAACAGATTGCTCCGCCGCTGGTGGTTAAGCAATCGACGCTTGATTTGCATAAGGTGGTCGGAGTGATATTTGACTCTGCCCGCAGGATTACTCAAGGCGATGATGAAATATCTGACTGTGGCGGCGAGTCGGCTATTCATCATATTACGGCTGCCATCCACGGATTGGTGGAGGTTTCGGGCCAAAGCGCCGAGCCGATTGCCTTAGACGGGCAACTTCTTCTTGTCGGGGCCCCTTTAGCGCCGGCCGATGCACTTTCTCAGTTGGACGGTCATCCGGTCATTGCTGGGGACGGCAACGAGAACCGGTACTTCAAGCGACTTCGCCACATGGACAACGATGTGGTGGTGCTAGAGAGCTTGGAAATCAGTGGAGACTTCCCCCCTATCGTTCTCAGTCACAACAAAAACGCAACGACTGACTTGGCTCAGGTCTGGCCAGTGTTGGGGGTGTTATTCGAGCGTGCTTAATTCTTAGCGCGGGAGTGCTCCCTTCCCTTCCGGTAGTTCAGCCCCCCGGAACAAACCCCCTCCCCAACCGCTCCCCCCTCCAAGGGTTCGCGATCGTCGCCGGCCTTCGGAGAACCACATGTCCATTCTCGCCTGGATCGTCCTCGGGATCGTCGCCGGCTTTATCGCCAGCAAGCTCATCAACAAGTCCGGCAGCGGCCTGGTCATGGACCTGGTGCTCGGCGTCGTCGGCGCCGTGGTCGGCGGCTGGCTGTTCAATCAGTTCGGCAGCGCCGGGGTGACCGGCTTCAACCTCTACAGCCTGTTCGTCGCCGTGGTCGGGGCGGCGGTGGTGCTGCTCATCTACCACCTGGTCTTCCGTCGCGGCCGCGTTTAGGCGCACCGCTTCGGCCCGCATAGAGGGCCGCAGACAAAGGCTCCCCGGCATCGCTGCCGGGGAGCCTTTTTCGTTCTGCAACCGGTCCAGGGGGCGAGGGCGGCGTCGATTCCTGTCAGGGCGACAGCGGCGGTGCGCTGGTCGGCATGCCCTGGCTTCAGGCGTTAGGCGGGACGACGGTCGCCGTCGTCTCTCCGAAACGCCGTCGGCCGGGCGCTGACTGTCAGACGCCGGGCGGCGGCGAGGGTGAGGTCGCCTCTGGGCTCCCTTCTCCCCTCGCGGGAGAAGGTGGCGCCGGAGGCGTCGGATGAGGGGGCTCACCGTCTTCCGACACCGCCTGTCCTATACGTCGCCAACCTTCTGCCGCTCTTAAACCCTCTTCCTCCCACCGCTTCGCGGCGGGCCCCTCCTTCTCCCTTAGGGAGAAGGGAAAAAAAAGCTCCGGCATATGCATATGCGATAGCCCTTCCCCGCAACTGGGCATGGCCCAGACAAAAGGCTCCCCGGCATTGCTGCCGGGGAGCCTCTTTCGTTCCGCCACGGGTTCAGGGGGGCGAGCGGGGCGGAACGGCTGGTCTCGACCAGCATTCTAAAACGCGCCGGGAAGGGGATCGTTCGGTCTACCAGCGCGATCATTTGAGAATTGTCAGATCGGCCTGGAATTCCGCATTGGCCCGCTAGACCGGCTCCATGCCGAAGCCCGCCTCGTCGAACACCTCCAGCCCTTCCGGCATCGGCGGCGGGGGCTCGCCGGCCATGCGGGCCAGGAGGTAGGCGACGGCGAGGACCATGTCGGCGGCGTCGTAGGGCTTGGGCAGGGAGGCGATGGCCACCGTCCTGGCCGAGCGGGCGCGGCTGGTCTGGCCGCTGATCAGCAGCACGGGGATGCCGAGGGCCTTGAGATGTTCGGCCAGTTCGATGCCGTCGTCGCGGCCGGCCAGGCGGATGTTGACCAGGGCCAGGTCCGGCTTGCGCTTCTTGGCGACGACGACGGCCTCGGCGTGGCGTTCGGTCAGGTCGAGAACCTCGTAGCCGGCCTCGACCAGTTCGTCGCGCAGGATCATCGCCACCAGGGCCTCGTCCTCGACGATCATCAGCGTCTTGCCGAGCCGGCCCGGCCCGGTCGCCGGGGGGTTGGATGGGGGGGTCATGCACTTTCCTCCGCGCGGGGCGTCTCGGCGATGTCTTGCCGCGCCGCGCGGGGGTCGTCATGAACCAGGGCGATGCTGGTGTGCTGGATCGACACCTGGGTGCCGGGATGGCGGGCCGAGGTCTCGACCACGGCGCCCAGCTGGCCGGCCAGGGCGCGGACGATGCTGGCCCCCATGCCGACGCGGGCCGGGGCGGTGAGCGGCATGCCGACGCCGTCGTCGCGCACGCACAGCACCCAGTTGGGGCCGTGGAAATTGTAGTCGACCTCGATGTGGCCCGGCCGCTCGCCCGGAAAGGCGTGCTTGAGGGCGTTGATCACCAGCTCGGTGATGATCAGCCCGAGGCTGACCGAGACCCTGGCCTCGACCACGCCGTGGCCGCCCTCGACGGTCAGGCGGATCCGCGAGGGATCGGCGATCATCGAGGCGGTGATGCTGCGGCAGAGGTTGAGGAAATAGGCCTGGACGTCGACGACGCCGCTTTCGGAGGTGGACAGCAGCCGCTCCAGGGCGGCCACGGCCATCACCCGGCCGTGGGCGTCCTTGAGGTTGCCGCGGGTTTCCTCGGAGCTGGTCTTGCGGGCGTTCTGCAACAGGACGCTGGCGATGATCTGCAGGCTGTTGGCTACCCGGTGGCGGACCTCGCGCAGCAGGACGCTGTGTTCCTGCACCAGGGCCTCCTGGCGGGCGGCGTCGGCGGCGGCCTCGGTGACGTCGGTCACCCCGATCAGGATGCGGGTCTGTTCGAGGTCGAGGTAGACCAGGCGGCGGGCCTGGATGATCAGGTTGCGGACCGGCTGGCGGGGGCGTTTGAGGTCGATGTCGCGGGCCTCGGCCGTCGCCTGGCCGCCGACGGCGGCGTCCATCAGCAGGCGCAGGGCGGGGCTGTCCCACTCGCCGGCGTCGAGATCGTAGAGCGGACGGCCGACGACCTCGGCCTGGGCCAGGCCGAAGACGTCGCAGAAGGAGAGGCTGGCGGCGACGACGGTCAGCTGTCCGTCGAGCAGCAG
The nucleotide sequence above comes from Caulobacter sp. NIBR1757. Encoded proteins:
- a CDS encoding response regulator encodes the protein MTPPSNPPATGPGRLGKTLMIVEDEALVAMILRDELVEAGYEVLDLTERHAEAVVVAKKRKPDLALVNIRLAGRDDGIELAEHLKALGIPVLLISGQTSRARSARTVAIASLPKPYDAADMVLAVAYLLARMAGEPPPPMPEGLEVFDEAGFGMEPV
- a CDS encoding GlsB/YeaQ/YmgE family stress response membrane protein, whose protein sequence is MSILAWIVLGIVAGFIASKLINKSGSGLVMDLVLGVVGAVVGGWLFNQFGSAGVTGFNLYSLFVAVVGAAVVLLIYHLVFRRGRV
- a CDS encoding AAA family ATPase, with amino-acid sequence MNRLTKTEIQNALLAGQPVSWTTSTNKSETIQLSKPEQRRLFSYLLTSSVREPKGLSDAFVDGLSQARSAEDDPAQQASGPGSQANLGGPWRLQKLETQGFGGLNISGGPPFTLEFDAESLLLQGPNGSGKSSLVAAILWALTGERPRDQSAEKPEDRAAVFDSENRPIGTWPPVASYPADQSGLSANPLVRVTLTFVDPNGSTAQVERLLKDGEIIPPQSPTLQVPDIFLETGLLMPARMARLRLEKGPTALTAAVQRLTGLDDLIDIGLLADGLCHKGREYLTTHSKDLLHQTSLFETAIAEVRRALEPTGERVESFKPKDTDDVQGDLAALGKKLRTRAGELTKVIADDLTEGLDLTNAKVQLDVAGAISGAREELTLGLASLAPWKTLEALSAAVVAQTPSALERIASKAEDAIIEALAFDDRAKSDSRLQMKALAAHWHEANRSGPVADCPLCDEVLADPTLTAEIENLRSSGQAATRQLIDNLNAIQAEFDAAIHQTVAAAIPDASTFAPRQAVVDGLVARFVERERYSSFLASFTKLVSNQLKAAPSEELPLESSPERSGSDPSQPLRGRISALRRILSLAEWFDCHSEDWRSWWGSAAGLRREEEGEHSEENSEQVESLNSHLARLSDALGEASPYRIAAEALGRAWTAGREASRLQKLQGLREDIAEQLSPLKTLGALAEAQARMAIGALSTDISDILKRIQLNERLAFKGAQLQKKTGLLVQAGFDESFKIDATLVANTSWLRALLWAFLLALRAEAVKQHASDPLALLVLDDPQATFDAEHRHRWVAEIAGLQRSPIPTQIILATHDEVFLELAKLGGISGREAIIVSASSELGHAAIFEGAALDRQWTRALAENTPSAGQDYIAAVRVHVEGLLRLMLRGQDAGVTSVLSGFVLGDSREKLRQLNAAKYAPWDKAEFNRLIGQLNAGTVAIKHMELSHHAGRTVLGMGEATDVEQHWRKNLAPALNRAFLMAREHQLLHGGLNALHAPQPSCELPNGYTDKIRSLRLKIVGRAAAFSGSSAADGRMDLTLEAAGDTIVLGKHWAFRLNAPTLEPVARKGDVLLVRELGAPSSRSLVVARVEDRIVARRLEISENHSDVAVLTAQSVNPQQIAPPLVVKQSTLDLHKVVGVIFDSARRITQGDDEISDCGGESAIHHITAAIHGLVEVSGQSAEPIALDGQLLLVGAPLAPADALSQLDGHPVIAGDGNENRYFKRLRHMDNDVVVLESLEISGDFPPIVLSHNKNATTDLAQVWPVLGVLFERA
- a CDS encoding histidine kinase dimerization/phosphoacceptor domain -containing protein encodes the protein MSDHAHSLEDIAFSLTLAVVTASPAPLLLLDGQLTVVAASLSFCDVFGLAQAEVVGRPLYDLDAGEWDSPALRLLMDAAVGGQATAEARDIDLKRPRQPVRNLIIQARRLVYLDLEQTRILIGVTDVTEAAADAARQEALVQEHSVLLREVRHRVANSLQIIASVLLQNARKTSSEETRGNLKDAHGRVMAVAALERLLSTSESGVVDVQAYFLNLCRSITASMIADPSRIRLTVEGGHGVVEARVSVSLGLIITELVINALKHAFPGERPGHIEVDYNFHGPNWVLCVRDDGVGMPLTAPARVGMGASIVRALAGQLGAVVETSARHPGTQVSIQHTSIALVHDDPRAARQDIAETPRAEESA